The sequence below is a genomic window from Colias croceus chromosome 11, ilColCroc2.1.
tgattgttTGTGACTGCAAGATAAtgacaaaagaaaaattaaaaactatcaTGCTCATGGTTTTATCGTGTTTCATTCATTgggtaggtaataaatataaatttttgtaacttGAAAATTTCGTGATATGAAGTAAAATTAACACCTGccatattaaatacctatagaTCGGCCCAGATAATAcacaacattattttttaagaataagaaaatgtagatatattatagtaagaCAGTCATCGTGATAATGTTTCAGAAAGtgaaagaaacataatttataatttctagTTTCTTCATAAAAgtctgcaattttttttttaataattaaaacgctatttatacaaatataaaaatatatttaacataataataaatatgatgaAACACGATATCACTAATTGGCAGCATAATCTGAACACTTATATTCTGCAACGGCTTTCATAGCCTTAAGCATCGTGAGAGAGTTACACGTATAGATATTAGAACAATAATAATCTTGTAACTCCTTCATTGCTACATTAACAGGGCCACCTGCTGCTTTGCCTTGCTCAATTATGGACGGCACCAATTCCGCGAATAACTTATGTTGATATGGtccaaaattaacaaaatttggACTTATTTGTGCCATTCTACAACAAAGAGTAATTGCATCACTGTAGAATAAACAAATTCCGCTATACTCTGCCAAAGCTCTAATTATTTTCCAATCGTAACGAGCTTTGCCAGGCGGTGTAACAGCAGGCATCGCGAATTGACTGCGACACTCCATATTCAAAAACGTACCACCTGATTCTGTGAAGGCACAGCCTggcaaaattatatttgcaatCTCTGATCCCACATCTCCTTGAAAGCCAATATATATAGTTGTTGAATCTTTCGGTGGCTTcgatttgtaaaatatgtcaTCCGCTCCTAATGATATTATTACACTTGGGCAGATCGTTTGCATTGCTTTCAATGCGCCTGGTTTCCATCCACATTCAAGAGCAGCAGCAAAACTAGCTTCTCTTGTTACAATATTCAACACTCCCCATTCTTTGTCACCTTTAAAACCTGACGCCAAGTTATATAAACTACTCATCATCATACCAGCATTCTGCGATTCCAACTGATCTATTCCAACGAAGATTAGAGGCATTTTagcacttttaaaaatatccttTGCTTTTGATATTGAATTTACATCTTGGCCgatataattaacataataattatattcacatTGCGGTCCAATTACGTATACATCACACTCATTGTGTGTGTAGGCTAATCTTATCCAAGTATTCAATATTGGGGCTTCGAATCGAGGATTTGTTCCCACTAATAGGATTTTATCAGCTTTTGCTACATCAttcattttaacatttaacgaATAGCTTGCTCTCAAATCaatatttccatttaaatgcaataaatCCCTCTCTATATACGTGTTTTCACAACCAAGTATATTCAAATAATCCTTTGCCACTACTAAAGTTTCCGCATTGCAGTATGGCCCTGCAATCGCCATTATTTTACCAGGACTTACAGATTTTATCGCAGAAGCGACTAACTTGAGGGCGCATTTCCACTCAATAGGAATTAAACAATTATCACTACGCGTCATGGGTGACACTAATCTTTGCATTTCCAAAGAATCGATAGACCACCTGCCCTTATCAGAAACCCATTCCTGATTGATTTCTTCATGTTCCCGAGGTAAAACTCTCAGAACTCTATTAAACCGATAATTCAATACTATATTAGTACCTGTTGCATCAGTTACGTCTATCGAGTTTGCTTTTTGTATCTCCCACGGTCTTGCTTTAAACATATAAGGAATAGCTGTCAGAGCTCCAACGGGACAAAGATCTATAATATTTCCTGACATTTCAGAAAGAAACATTTTATCTACATATGTTCCAACTAGCATATCAGTGCCTCGTCCAGTTGTGCCTAGGACATCCATACCGCATACTTGAGAAGCAAATCTGATGCATCTTGTGCATTGAATGCACCGCGTCATTTCAGTACGTATGAGAGGTCCTAAATATTTGTCCTCAACGGCTCTTTTACCTTCGAAATGAATATCAGTAAATCTACTACGATCATTGCCAAACTTCATGGACAAATCCTGTAAATCACATTCACCTCCTTGATCGCATATCGGACAATCAAGTGGATGATTAATTAAAAGGAATTCCAAAACGCTCTCTTGAGCTCTCTGTGTGATGTCTGTATTTGTCCACACcttcatatttttcattataggCATAGCACATGCTATTTGTGGTTTAAACATACCTTCCACTTCTACTAAACACATTCTACAATTCCCTGCTATTGATAACCTGTCGTGATAACAAAAGGTCGGTACAGCTACTCCTTCTCTGCGCAGCGCTTGCAATATCGTAAAATGTTTTGGAACCGAAACAGTTTttccatttataaatattgggACGTCATCAGATTTCGTCcttttctgtattttattcGTAACGTTACGAGTCAAGAGTTTGTTTAAAACTCGTAACATTTTgatgatttataaatattcaatttaacgaaATAAGTTTGACGGATACAACATGACAGACGAAATATTGATTGACCTAAACGCTAAAATGAGTTTGCATTCAGAAGGTTAAAATTAACTTGTAAAAGACGTAGTTAAAGAAAACCAAAATACTTTGCAAAGATTTGCAACAATAAACGTTAATGCCCACATTTCCTGAGAACATGACTCATATAATGGGGTAGGTGcaattatatttgcattttatttacatcacaAATAAATCATCCTAAAGTAAGTAACTTCAAGGTAACTTTAGTACTTTCAGTGAATACATCTCCAACCCGGAATAGGTTACCCAGACAGAAGATCAGAGactatgaaaaataatgtacCTTGTGAATTGAAGAAACCAGCTGAATCAAAGCTTTCTTGAATTGAACGATTGTTTCAGTTGCTCTTTGGTAcctgttaaaaaaattgtatttgtgaTCAGACAAAGAGATTTCACagggttaaaataaaaatttgataaatttgtaatgtataaaattactttcagTATACGTATCTCTATCTACATAAActcaaaaacatattattaaattaccaAGTAAGAAAAATACTAAACAACAACTCCTTTGAAACATACACAACACCTACACCAACAACCACTTACCTATGATCATGAAAAGTATCAGTGAACGCGTAATCCAGGGCCAATCGGAAGGTCCTTGCAGCCCTTGGCGCAGCTCGAGCGACGAGCACGCGACGGGCACTGCGCTCTAGACACCGCGCGTTTACGAGCTCACTGCACGCGTGTGCGCACGATTGGGTACGCTCCCAACCACTTCTATACCCCAAATTATGTGAATAAGTTCTTGAATTCTTAGttgttattacaaaaatgtaatgtCCAATAATAAATGTGTATATTTGTAAGTTAAATGTATTAGGAAAACCGCTCAAATTTTCATAAGTATTTCCAACTTACTTTCCAATAGACGCCATTTTCCAAGCTGGTAGCGCGTCATCCAACAACCGTAGCGCGTTTTGTACGTAATCAGCAGCCGCGCGTAATCTCACGCTCACTGAAGCGAGGGCGTCGCGTAATTCCTTACTTCGGGCTACTGCTATCTCTAGGGATGAACCAGGTCGAGTTTTGTTGAGCCAAATTGAATCTACGAGAATATAGATTTACATTATATGCTTTAAAATGATTGATGGAAGATTGTGAGAGTATTAGGCATTTGTTGAaatgtgaaaatatatttttcataaccgCAATTATAGCTATTGTTATTATAACCAACTATTAAGACACTGTGTCGAAATACTTACCTAAAAACATAAGTATGCAGTTcagtctaaaataaaaattacctaaAAGCTGATGATATTTCGTGTGTAAAGTTTTCAAGTGCTCCATCCGAGTCTGATGCAGCTGACTCTCCCGTtctaagagccagcgcgcacgagcaactttgtctccgcaactattttgtctctcccatcaattgtatggggagttgcgtcgctacgtgcgcgcactttcatactagcccataggtcggagagacaaaatagttgcggagacaaaatagttccggagacaaagttgctcgtgcgcgctggctctaacTCTTTCTGTCTGACTTTCAGCCACTTTAGTTCGAAACGACGCATCTCCTAAAGTCAGAATAAGAACGTGTCACCTACCGTGGGTTGCATACGATTGTGTCTACTACTACAGAATTCTATACGTACTTAACTATAATGggaat
It includes:
- the LOC123695309 gene encoding NADH-ubiquinone oxidoreductase 75 kDa subunit, mitochondrial-like, yielding MLRVLNKLLTRNVTNKIQKRTKSDDVPIFINGKTVSVPKHFTILQALRREGVAVPTFCYHDRLSIAGNCRMCLVEVEGMFKPQIACAMPIMKNMKVWTNTDITQRAQESVLEFLLINHPLDCPICDQGGECDLQDLSMKFGNDRSRFTDIHFEGKRAVEDKYLGPLIRTEMTRCIQCTRCIRFASQVCGMDVLGTTGRGTDMLVGTYVDKMFLSEMSGNIIDLCPVGALTAIPYMFKARPWEIQKANSIDVTDATGTNIVLNYRFNRVLRVLPREHEEINQEWVSDKGRWSIDSLEMQRLVSPMTRSDNCLIPIEWKCALKLVASAIKSVSPGKIMAIAGPYCNAETLVVAKDYLNILGCENTYIERDLLHLNGNIDLRASYSLNVKMNDVAKADKILLVGTNPRFEAPILNTWIRLAYTHNECDVYVIGPQCEYNYYVNYIGQDVNSISKAKDIFKSAKMPLIFVGIDQLESQNAGMMMSSLYNLASGFKGDKEWGVLNIVTREASFAAALECGWKPGALKAMQTICPSVIISLGADDIFYKSKPPKDSTTIYIGFQGDVGSEIANIILPGCAFTESGGTFLNMECRSQFAMPAVTPPGKARYDWKIIRALAEYSGICLFYSDAITLCCRMAQISPNFVNFGPYQHKLFAELVPSIIEQGKAAGGPVNVAMKELQDYYCSNIYTCNSLTMLKAMKAVAEYKCSDYAAN
- the LOC123695812 gene encoding uncharacterized protein LOC123695812 isoform X2, whose product is MGSVPSSQVKDSSVVYSNSSWMQSHSKETVLAALNRIEEEIANSEKQYPMQRHAVVMAELKSIEIELKEYDIDKVLTPDKEFYAKTMHQVIVGLDLYRCPLLAAENEDFIANVNRKEMRRFELKWLKVRQKELERESQLHQTRMEHLKTLHTKYHQLLEIAVARSKELRDALASVSVRLRAAADYVQNALRLLDDALPAWKMASIGKSGWERTQSCAHACSELVNARCLERSARRVLVARAAPRAARTFRLALDYAFTDTFHDHRYQRATETIVQFKKALIQLVSSIHKVLLNNVDNLVAAEKDLVEKRRELRALRVNTIIRQGLAEMQYMNVDNKTQLNKCF
- the LOC123695812 gene encoding uncharacterized protein LOC123695812 isoform X1; translated protein: MGSVPSSQVKDSSVVYSNSSWMQSHSKETVLAALNRIEEEIANSEKQYPMQRHAVVMAELKSIEIELKEYDIDKVLTPDKEFYAKTMHQVIVGLDLYRCPLLAAENEDFIANVNRKEMRRFELKWLKVRQKELERESQLHQTRMEHLKTLHTKYHQLLDSIWLNKTRPGSSLEIAVARSKELRDALASVSVRLRAAADYVQNALRLLDDALPAWKMASIGKSGWERTQSCAHACSELVNARCLERSARRVLVARAAPRAARTFRLALDYAFTDTFHDHRYQRATETIVQFKKALIQLVSSIHKVLLNNVDNLVAAEKDLVEKRRELRALRVNTIIRQGLAEMQYMNVDNKTQLNKCF